CAAATTGTTGCAGACCCCTCAATGAAACGCGGGCTGCAGCTTTTTTCCGACCAAACCATAATCACGTGGGGCGATTCAGTCTGGACAAGGTCAAACAACGAACTTTTTGGCGGAAAAATCGGTTTGTTTTCAGGCAAAGCTGCTGCAGAATACCTGGGGAGGGGCTCTGTTGGCGGCAGGCTTTCTGAGATTTTTGCCATAGTTGACTTGGGGCTCAAGGCCTTTTATCTTCTCAGCGTAAGCGAATCAGTCCAAGGCGTCTCAGAGTTTAAAGTCATTGTGGGCCCTGACAGCGGGGCGCAAAGAAGGTACTCAGTCACCTTAACCACAAAACCGCCAACAATTGGCAAAGTTTCAATAACCACAAGGGAAATAGACCTTGGGGCCAAGATTGATGGAAATTTCGCCTGGATGTTCGCCCCGATTGACAGGAATAACTTCGGATTTTTTGTTTATTCCAACGAAGTGCTCGGGTGCTACTTCTATATCAATGGCAAGGAGGAGTTCAGGCAAATCAGGCTTGCCGGAGTCTTTGCAAGCTCAAATGTGGAAATATTTGCCAGACCGCAGCTTGCGTTTGCTGTTGAAAATGGCCGCCCCTCGGTTCTTGTAAGGGACACGGAATCAGACTACGCGTTTAACCCTGCAGTTTTCCGGGTTTATTTCCTTGATGACGGGCACAATGTCCAGCTTTTGTGGCAGGTTGATGCCAAGAACTAGAATAATTTTGTTTTAGCACTGATTTTTAAACCCTATTTTTCAAATATGCGGTAGCGACCAGTGAAAAGCTGCCATTGCAGCATTCGGCAATAATTTCACGAATCTCTTTCGTGGTTAAAATGCAAATTGTCAAAATCCCAGTTGAGCGGGTTGGGGCACTGAAGGGAGAAAAGCAGCAAACAAAAACCTTCCTTGAAAAGCACTGCAGGGTAATCCTTGAGATTGGCGAGGACGGGGAAATTGAAATCAGCGGGGAAAGCGCCGATGAGTTTTTTGCAAAGGATGTGGTCAAAGCAGTCGGGCGCGGCTTTGAGCCAAATACCGCCATTAAACTCCTGAAAGACAATAACGTCCTCAAGATCATAAACCTTCGCGATTTTGCAAATTCCAGGGAGTCGATTTCCAGAATCAAAAGCAGAGTGATTGGCTCTGAAGGCAAAACAAAAAAAATCATTGAAACCGATGCAGAGTGCGACCTGAGCATTTACGGCTACACGATATCAATAATAGCAAGCCTTGAAACAGCCGACATGGCCACAAGTGCAATCCTAAAGCTGATAGAGGGGGCAAATCATTCTTCTGTCTATGGGTTTTTGGAAAAGGCCAGAACGAGGCTCAAGCAAAACAGGGTAAAGGAGACGCTTGGCCTCCAATAAGGGGCTTGTGGACCAAACGCGGGAAGCAGCAAGAAACGCCTGCGTGTATTATGCGTGATTTACATGAGCGAAGTTGACCGGGTTTTTTCAGAATTCAAGGAGCACTCTGTTGCCGAGTTTTTCAAGAAAAACAGGCAGATGCTTGGGTTTTCAGGCAAAACCAGGTCGCTTACAACAATAATCCATGAATATGTCACCAATTCCCTTGATGCCGCAGAAGAAGGCAAGGTCCTGCCTGAAATCAAGGTTAGCATAAAGGAGCTTGAGCCAGAGCGGTATTTTGTCAGGGTTGAAGACAATGCATTGGGTGTCCCAAAAAAGCACGTAGGAAAGGCATTTGGCGTCATGCTTGCAGGCACCAAATTCCACCGCTACGTCCAGCAAAGGGGACAGCAGGGCATTGGCGCAACCGGCTGCACAATGTACTCCCAAATCACAACCGGCAAGCCCGTGCATGTAAAGTCTGGATATGACAAAAAAATCATAACCTGCGACATATCAGTGGATTTCAAGACCAATTCAGCAGTTGTTTCAAACATGGCCGAAGAGGACCAGGATGGAAGTCAAAGGGGGGTTGTCGTTGAAGCAGAGTTTGCAGACGTCAAATACGACAAAAGCTCCTATGGGGTTTATGAATATCTCAAGAGAACTGCAATCGCAAACCCGCACGCAAAGATAACCCTTCACGACCCGTTTGGCGAGACGCACGTATTCCCGCGTGCAGTCGAGTCAATACCGCAAAAG
This genomic stretch from Candidatus Parvarchaeota archaeon harbors:
- a CDS encoding RNA-processing protein (similar to yeast Dim2p protein that is essential for 40S ribosomal subunit; structural studies show binding to 3' end of 16S rRNA in complex with archaeal IF2 alpha): MQIVKIPVERVGALKGEKQQTKTFLEKHCRVILEIGEDGEIEISGESADEFFAKDVVKAVGRGFEPNTAIKLLKDNNVLKIINLRDFANSRESISRIKSRVIGSEGKTKKIIETDAECDLSIYGYTISIIASLETADMATSAILKLIEGANHSSVYGFLEKARTRLKQNRVKETLGLQ